Below is a window of Tissierellales bacterium DNA.
CTCGGAGAAAAGCAGTTGAAATAGGGTCTTTTCTCTTAGACCCAAATTCCCAAGTGAATCCTTCCGGGTAGTTTTGACCCAAAATGGATTTACTTTAACAGAATAAGTATATTTCTTCTCGGCTAAACTGCTTTGTGAGCTAATAATTCAAATTGAAAATGCTTCTATTCAATTTTTAATTATGGTTTTGTGTACAGCAAAAAGCATCCTTTCCTTATCTCTACGGAGAAAAGCAGTTGGTACTGGGTCTCTTCATTAGCTAAAAACAGCCCTCTGTGCTTTTGAAAGAACTGCATCCAAGAATCTACTGAACTTCCCTATCCAATAAGATTCTTGGCTTTATCGTAATCCCCTTTCTTTACATACAAATAGTGAGTTGAACTATTTGCACTTGCCAGTACTACTCCTCTACCTCCACGGCTTCCGGAATAGACGGTTCTGGATTTTGTTTTTATTGAATTATTGTTAAGTAAACTTTGAACTCCCATTTGCCTTGTTCTATCATATGTAATATATATTTCTCTCCAGCCTAGTAACATTAGTATTATTATGTACATTATTACACCTCCTATAATAAACATTTTTAGAACCTAAAACACATCTACTATAATTAGTGTATATCAAAATACCAGATAATAACAATGATTTTAGTACTTAGTCTGATAGGAAGAGAATTTTTGTGCCACCAGTATTTCTATAGAAATACTGGTGACCATCACACTTGTTTTTGCAAGTGTTGGTGCCATTACTTCGCTAATACCAGCAGCATGGCTGCATTGCTTGGGTGAAAAGTGGAATCGTTTTATATATAAAACTAGGGGAATTTATTTTGTAAACAAAATAAGGAGAAAGGGAAAAACTCAAGACCATTATTATCTCTTACGGAACTTAAGCTCTTCCTCTTCCTCGAAATATTGTTTGCAATATTGATTCTCCTAACACAAACACAGTCTTGTGTGATTCCTCTTTTCCCCTAACAACATTGAGCTAAACACTGCTTATTACCTCTTCTTGCCCAATCTTTAAAACCATTCCTTTTTCTAAATCATCTCTTATAGATTGTTTCAAAACTATCTTACTAGTAAACTGATCATTTAAGGTTTTCTTTACTAAAGCAAGAATACCATTAAAATCATCAGCACTTAAATACTCAGAATAAACTACAAATTCATCTGGTGCCAAGAGACTAATTGATGAAATTAATAATTGGGATATTACTTCTACTCTTTTACTTGAGGATAGGTAATATAGTTTGTCCCACTCAAAATCTGGATACATATTTTTGATTTCTCCGGGAAAAGTGCTTTCCTTAGTATCAAGATAATTATTGAAATAGATACCCATTCCTGGTGGATACTCTTTGGGTATAAAAACTCCTACTATTTTTTTCAAGGTTTCTTCTTCATCAAGTTTTTCATGACTATATCCAAATACTGCTGCATCTACGTCGTTTATGAAACAAATATCTAGGTCATAAGCTTTAATTTTTTCTCTCATTAATGATTCCGATATTTCAAAGAAATCTGTTAAATGAAATACACCTCTATCACTTGAACCTGGCATAGCAAAGTAATAGTTTTTTATCCCTTTGTAACTTTTAAAAATTTGCTCTAATATAGTAAAAAATATATTTTCACCTAATAGATCAAAGGTCCAATTATTCCTGTTAGTAACTTCTCCTTTATCATTTACCAGCATGACATTTAATGATACTCTACCTTTATTCTCATAAGCATAAACTATACCACTCTTATCTTTGTAGTTTTTATCAAGCACTATTGACACCTCCATATAGTCGAATACATTATCTTCTTAATGTAATAATACTATCTTTTTAGGTGTTTTTATATCTGAATACTTTCAATTAATAAAACTATTCTACCAAAATAACAGTAGTTGGTCTTAATCTGATTTGAAATCCTTTAAAAAACTTTCTTATAGGATAAACTAATTTGGAATGCGGTCACCTCTAACAAGAGAAAATCAGTTGGTTCTGGGTCTTATATAAAATATCTTTTCGATTTAACCTTGGCTAAAAACATCCCTCTTGGGTTTTCAAAGATGTAGACCAAGGAACTAAGGTACTTATTATACAATCTAACTAATTTAAGGCAAAATCACTCCATATGCATGTCATTACTATGCGGATAGGAGCGACTTTAACTGGGGTCTTATATAAAGTATCTTTTCGACAGAAAATTACCTTGTAAGTTAGTAAATATATATTGAAAACGCACTAATTCAATTTATATTTACGGTTTAGCTTCAGCTAAAAACATCATTTTTGGGTTTTCAAAGACCTACGACCAACGAACTACGGCATTACAATTGTAATGCTCACATTCTCACCCGATGCATACTTTTCTAAATAATTTTTCATATCATTAAGTGATGCTTCTAGTCCTTGACCATCACCAAAAGCGTGTATTACCATTAGTATTTTCTTAGTGTCTTCCGTTACCATTGTCCTTAATGAATCTGATGTTGCACTTCCAAATGGTCCTTTTTGGTCAATTAGGACAGGAAGTTTGTCTATATTTAATATCCCTCTTCCGATGCCTTCATAAATCTCATCACTTCCTACTCCGTAAACTATATCCCCTTCTATCTTTTCCATGTCGTAGGCTCCAACACTCCAAAGAGTTCTCATTGAGATGATATTGTTTATATCTACAACATTGCTTACATAATAAATACCTTTTTTCTTTATTATTCTTCTAAATAATGAATCAGAAGATATTCTATACCTTGAGGGATCCTTACATAGTGCTTTGTATATAGCCCTTGATGCTTCTAATGTTTCATTTCTATAATTATCTAGGGTCAATTTTTCTATAACTTCTACTTCTTTATTTAATAGCTCAACTATTTCACTGCATGATTTTTCTACTAGAACATCAGCTGTTAAAATACCAAGTGACATTGCTTTATCAAGTGATTTTATCTTATCT
It encodes the following:
- a CDS encoding phenylalanine--tRNA ligase beta subunit-related protein, giving the protein MIKISDKIKSLDKAMSLGILTADVLVEKSCSEIVELLNKEVEVIEKLTLDNYRNETLEASRAIYKALCKDPSRYRISSDSLFRRIIKKKGIYYVSNVVDINNIISMRTLWSVGAYDMEKIEGDIVYGVGSDEIYEGIGRGILNIDKLPVLIDQKGPFGSATSDSLRTMVTEDTKKILMVIHAFGDGQGLEASLNDMKNYLEKYASGENVSITIVMP